A region from the Triticum aestivum cultivar Chinese Spring chromosome 3D, IWGSC CS RefSeq v2.1, whole genome shotgun sequence genome encodes:
- the LOC123077999 gene encoding 50S ribosomal protein L27: protein MALSSVFRRVNIKELISNVPVYTSSTETSGGMSLVFRRWATKKTAGSTKNGRDSNPKYLGVKKFGGEKVEPGNIIVRQRGTRFHPGNYVGMGKDHTIFSLKEGHVRFERNKLTGRKPVAGHTLHPVYANGSATAADMELL from the exons ATGGCCCTCTCATCAGTTTTCAGGAGAGTAAACATCAAAGAACTGATCTCAAATGTTCCAGTGTACACTAGCTCAACAG AGACATCTGGAGGAATGAGCTTGGTGTTTAGGCGTTGGGCCACAAAAAAGACTGCTGGGTCAACGAAAAATGGCCGCGACTCTAACCCCAAGTATCTGGGTGTTAAGAAATTTGGTGGAGAG AAAGTGGAACCAGGAAACATCATCGTACGACAAAGAGGAACCCGCTTCCATCCTGGGAACTATGTTGGCATGGGGAAGGATCACACTATCTTCTCTCTGAAGGAAGGCCATGTGCGGTTCGAGCGGAATAAGCTGACTGGCAGGAAACCTGTAGCTGGGCACACTCTCCACCCTGTTTACGCCAATGGTTCAGCCACTGCAGCTGACATGGAGCTACTGTAG